The Kaistia defluvii genome has a segment encoding these proteins:
- a CDS encoding nuclear transport factor 2 family protein has protein sequence MPNTVTLSELRKAVEGNDAKALAAFYADDAELRVIDQDHPPSRPLVLKGKPAIRAMLDDVCSRAMKHHLDDGLMEGSHLAFAETCTYPDGVKVYMSAMLELADGKIRRQTNIQAWDH, from the coding sequence ATGCCGAACACGGTCACTCTCTCCGAACTTCGCAAGGCGGTGGAAGGCAATGACGCCAAGGCCCTGGCGGCGTTCTATGCCGACGACGCGGAACTCCGCGTCATCGACCAGGACCATCCGCCGAGCCGGCCGCTGGTGCTCAAGGGCAAGCCGGCGATCCGCGCCATGCTCGACGACGTGTGCAGCCGCGCCATGAAGCATCACCTCGACGACGGACTGATGGAGGGCAGCCATCTCGCCTTTGCCGAGACCTGCACCTATCCCGATGGCGTCAAGGTCTACATGAGCGCGATGCTGGAACTAGCCGACGGCAAGATCCGCCGCCAGACCAACATCCAGGCCTGGGATCACTAG
- the gndA gene encoding NADP-dependent phosphogluconate dehydrogenase, which yields MQQLADIGVLGLAVMGANLARNAARKGFGVAVFNRNGARTDELIGEHGSEGRFTPSKTIPDFVASIAKPRAIIIMVKAGQPVDQVIEELLPHLETGDIIIDGGNSLYTDTNRRFHYLKDRDIKFIGMGVSGGEEGALEGPSMMPGGTREAYARIEPIVTKMAAQVDGEPCCAYIGTEGSGHYVKMVHNGIEYADMQLITEAYDLFKTVYGLEAPAIADIFAEWMKGDLDSYLIDITSAVLRKIDSTGKPLVDSIVDEAEQKGTGRWTAQSALDLGVPLTSITEAVFARALSGRRAQRAEAEKLFPHEAPAKRQITQADIDAVKDALYASKIVAYAQGFEHLTVASEQFGWDLKLGEVASLWRGGCIIRARFLNRIRDAYDAGVAGPNLLLQDYFRDAVSKAEPNWRKVVGLAIEQGIPVPAFSSSIAYYDGLRRARGPANLLQGLRDYFGAHTYGRLDKPGKFHTRWSQDGSEIDA from the coding sequence TTGCAGCAACTCGCTGATATTGGCGTGCTTGGTCTCGCCGTCATGGGCGCGAACCTCGCCCGCAACGCGGCCCGCAAGGGATTCGGCGTCGCCGTGTTCAACCGCAATGGTGCCCGCACCGATGAACTGATCGGCGAGCACGGCTCCGAGGGCCGTTTCACGCCGTCGAAGACGATTCCGGATTTTGTCGCTTCGATCGCCAAGCCGCGCGCCATCATCATCATGGTCAAGGCCGGTCAGCCGGTCGACCAGGTGATCGAGGAGCTGCTGCCGCATCTGGAGACGGGCGACATCATCATTGATGGCGGCAACTCGCTCTACACCGACACGAACCGGCGCTTCCACTATCTGAAAGACCGCGACATCAAGTTCATCGGCATGGGCGTGTCCGGCGGTGAAGAGGGCGCGCTCGAAGGTCCGAGCATGATGCCGGGCGGCACGCGCGAGGCCTATGCCCGCATCGAGCCGATCGTCACCAAGATGGCGGCCCAGGTCGATGGCGAGCCCTGCTGCGCCTATATCGGCACCGAAGGCTCCGGGCACTACGTCAAGATGGTCCATAACGGCATCGAATATGCCGACATGCAGCTGATCACCGAAGCCTATGACCTGTTCAAGACGGTCTATGGCCTCGAGGCGCCTGCGATCGCCGACATCTTCGCCGAATGGATGAAGGGCGATCTCGATTCCTACCTGATCGACATCACCTCGGCCGTGCTGCGCAAGATCGACAGCACCGGCAAGCCCCTGGTCGATTCGATCGTCGATGAGGCCGAGCAAAAGGGCACCGGACGCTGGACGGCGCAGTCGGCGCTGGATCTCGGCGTGCCGCTGACCTCGATCACCGAGGCGGTGTTCGCGCGCGCGCTTTCCGGCCGTCGCGCCCAGCGCGCCGAAGCCGAAAAGCTGTTCCCGCACGAGGCTCCCGCCAAGCGCCAGATCACCCAGGCCGACATCGACGCCGTCAAGGATGCGCTCTACGCCTCCAAGATCGTCGCCTATGCCCAGGGCTTCGAGCATCTGACGGTCGCCTCCGAGCAGTTCGGCTGGGATCTGAAGCTTGGTGAAGTCGCTTCGCTCTGGCGCGGCGGCTGCATCATCCGCGCCCGCTTCCTCAACCGCATCCGCGATGCCTATGACGCGGGCGTCGCTGGTCCGAACCTGCTGCTGCAGGACTATTTCCGCGACGCGGTTTCGAAGGCCGAGCCGAACTGGCGCAAGGTCGTAGGCCTGGCGATCGAGCAGGGCATTCCGGTTCCCGCCTTCTCGTCGTCGATCGCCTATTATGACGGCCTGCGCCGCGCGCGCGGCCCGGCCAACCTGCTGCAGGGCCTGCGCGATTATTTTGGCGCGCACACCTATGGCCGCCTCGACAAGCCGGGCAAGTTCCACACGCGCTGGAGCCAGGACGGCTCCGAAATTGACGCCTGA